A genomic region of Nostoc sp. UHCC 0702 contains the following coding sequences:
- a CDS encoding isoprenyl transferase, whose translation MTPQQTELQELPPDLKQELLPNHVAVIMDGNGRWAKRQGLPRIMGHKRGVDVLKDLLRCCRDWGIQALTAYAFSTENWKRPQEEVDFLMTLFQRVLRQELQEMIEENVQIQFVGNLHALPRSLQSEIYRSMDATKNNRGIKFSVATNYGGRQEILQACRAIAQKVQQGLLQPDEIDEEVFEGHLYTAGIADPDLLIRTSGEMRLSNFLLWQMAYGEIYITDTLWPDFDRSEFHHALCAYQQRERRFGKV comes from the coding sequence ATGACACCACAACAAACTGAACTCCAAGAATTACCCCCTGATTTGAAACAGGAACTACTGCCTAACCACGTTGCGGTGATTATGGATGGCAATGGTCGATGGGCTAAACGTCAAGGGCTACCGCGAATTATGGGTCATAAGCGCGGGGTGGATGTCCTCAAGGATTTGCTCCGTTGTTGTCGTGACTGGGGAATTCAGGCACTGACAGCTTATGCTTTTTCTACAGAGAACTGGAAAAGACCCCAAGAAGAAGTAGATTTTTTGATGACTCTTTTCCAGAGAGTTTTACGGCAAGAATTGCAGGAAATGATTGAGGAGAACGTCCAAATTCAGTTTGTGGGAAATTTACATGCCCTACCGCGATCGCTACAATCTGAAATCTACCGTTCGATGGATGCAACAAAAAATAATCGTGGTATTAAGTTTTCAGTAGCAACTAATTATGGCGGGCGCCAGGAAATTTTACAAGCTTGTCGGGCGATCGCTCAAAAAGTTCAGCAAGGTCTACTACAACCTGATGAAATTGATGAAGAGGTATTTGAAGGTCACTTATACACAGCCGGAATTGCTGACCCAGATTTGTTAATCCGTACCAGTGGAGAAATGCGCCTCTCAAATTTCCTTCTCTGGCAAATGGCTTATGGGGAAATTTATATCACCGATACTCTCTGGCCAGATTTCGACCGCAGCGAATTTCATCACGCCTTGTGTGCATACCAGCAACGAGAAAGGCGGTTTGGCAAGGTTTAA
- the cdaA gene encoding diadenylate cyclase CdaA, producing the protein MRDWWKQWLTNPGWSQSLLVGTLDIVFVLALTYMILVIISERRTLWMVRGFIILMLASALSNRLGLPLLNFVLEKLVIGCAVAMAVALQSEFRRFLEQLGRGEFRQLFQPSSLAVPKSDSVIDEIVEAVKELSKNRIGALLILETTGPIDERDFSVPGVKLNADVSKELIQTIFQPKTLLHDGATLIRGSRIVSSGIILPLSGRTASRQLGTRHRAAMGITERVENCICVVVSEETGSISLAERGTLNRPLTIRKLKESLEARLSPSVDREAVAPGLLSLGRQIGGKALTLVSRLLGLPSTASRDKK; encoded by the coding sequence ATGAGAGATTGGTGGAAGCAATGGCTGACAAACCCAGGATGGTCGCAGTCCTTGCTAGTTGGGACTCTGGATATCGTGTTTGTGCTGGCGCTGACGTACATGATACTAGTTATTATTAGTGAGCGCCGCACACTGTGGATGGTGCGAGGATTTATAATCTTAATGTTGGCTTCGGCACTCAGTAATAGATTAGGTCTACCACTACTAAACTTTGTCCTGGAAAAGTTGGTGATTGGTTGTGCTGTGGCGATGGCGGTTGCTCTCCAATCAGAGTTTCGCCGATTTTTGGAACAATTAGGACGTGGTGAATTCCGACAGTTATTTCAACCATCCAGTCTGGCAGTCCCCAAGTCTGATAGTGTGATTGATGAAATCGTGGAAGCGGTTAAAGAACTCTCGAAAAACCGAATAGGAGCTTTGCTAATTTTGGAAACAACTGGCCCGATTGACGAGCGGGATTTTTCTGTACCTGGAGTCAAGCTGAATGCTGACGTTTCTAAGGAATTGATACAAACGATTTTTCAGCCGAAAACTCTACTACACGATGGAGCGACATTGATCCGTGGCTCTCGTATTGTATCATCAGGTATAATTTTACCACTTTCGGGACGCACAGCCTCGCGCCAGTTGGGAACACGCCATCGGGCGGCCATGGGAATTACTGAGCGGGTCGAAAATTGCATCTGTGTAGTTGTCTCAGAAGAAACGGGTTCTATTTCCCTAGCGGAACGGGGAACTCTAAATAGACCGCTGACGATTAGGAAGCTCAAAGAGTCATTAGAGGCTCGATTGTCCCCAAGTGTGGATCGGGAAGCTGTTGCTCCTGGTTTATTAAGTTTGGGTCGTCAGATTGGTGGTAAGGCACTAACACTAGTCTCACGTTTACTCGGATTACCATCGACCGCCTCTCGAGATAAAAAATGA
- a CDS encoding DUF5615 family PIN-like protein, with protein MLRFVADENFNNNIIRGLLRRQPELDIVRIQDVGLSGTDDPQVLEWAAQEGRVLLTHDVATITHYAIERIEAELPMPGVFEVSSNLPIGSTIENILLLAECSLDGEWEGQIRYLPL; from the coding sequence ATGTTGCGATTTGTTGCCGACGAAAACTTTAACAACAATATCATACGAGGTTTATTGCGTCGTCAACCGGAATTGGATATTGTCCGAATTCAAGATGTGGGCTTGAGTGGCACAGATGACCCGCAAGTGTTGGAATGGGCAGCACAAGAAGGGCGAGTGTTGCTTACTCATGATGTAGCAACAATTACCCATTACGCTATCGAAAGGATTGAGGCAGAGTTGCCTATGCCTGGAGTCTTTGAAGTTAGCTCGAACCTGCCGATAGGTAGTACCATTGAAAATATTTTATTATTAGCAGAATGTAGCCTAGATGGTGAATGGGAAGGACAAATACGCTATTTACCATTGTAA
- a CDS encoding type II toxin-antitoxin system RelE/ParE family toxin produces the protein MSYTISILRRAQKELEDLPADAYERVKKDIYTLAEDPRPPGCLKLTSREAWRIRISHYRVIYEINDEQKIITILHIGHRRDVYR, from the coding sequence ATGAGTTATACTATTTCCATTCTCCGCCGCGCTCAGAAGGAGTTAGAAGACTTACCTGCTGATGCTTACGAACGAGTGAAAAAGGATATTTATACTCTTGCTGAAGACCCTAGACCACCTGGTTGCTTAAAATTGACTAGCCGGGAAGCATGGCGCATTCGTATAAGTCATTATCGTGTAATTTATGAAATTAACGATGAGCAAAAAATTATTACCATCCTTCACATTGGTCATCGCCGCGATGTTTACCGTTAA
- a CDS encoding DUF3143 domain-containing protein produces the protein MSLLPPDTPLYSHSLPQIEQWLKDQGCQQDETQLHCWRVKRPSWQAELWLDVEQLVVRYVQGGDTGQDIQRSFKYSLSREDIEQAVFSGP, from the coding sequence ATGTCTCTTCTTCCCCCAGATACTCCACTTTACAGTCATTCCCTACCACAAATTGAGCAGTGGTTGAAAGACCAAGGCTGTCAACAAGATGAAACACAGCTGCATTGCTGGCGTGTAAAACGGCCTAGTTGGCAAGCTGAACTGTGGCTAGATGTAGAGCAACTCGTAGTCAGATACGTCCAAGGTGGTGACACTGGGCAAGATATCCAACGCTCATTCAAGTATTCTTTGAGTCGAGAAGACATCGAACAAGCCGTGTTTTCTGGCCCTTAG
- a CDS encoding M28 family peptidase, with translation MNLKERLQTHLSEIARERDPYMATAGHFFVQEYIRQQFAQWGSVEIHTFLVGSKTCQNLILNLPSQAEGRKADLSPILIGAHYDAVPGTPGADDNATGVAVLLELTRKFAAAPARYPLRLVAFDMEEYGLLGSAEYAANLRTQQQPLRLMISLEMLGYRDARPGSQNYPPPLERFYPNQGDFIALTGNLRTVRDLIGISRSIRKVGIASQWLPVPNRGLIVPQTRLSDHASFWDAGYPAIMVTDTAFLRNPHYHKPSDAIATLDLDFLTGVCEGLEAGIRRL, from the coding sequence TTGAATTTAAAAGAGCGATTACAAACTCATCTGAGTGAGATAGCGCGAGAACGCGATCCTTACATGGCGACGGCTGGGCATTTTTTTGTGCAAGAATACATCCGTCAACAATTTGCCCAATGGGGAAGTGTGGAAATCCACACCTTCTTAGTGGGAAGTAAAACTTGTCAGAATCTCATTCTCAATTTACCTTCCCAAGCTGAAGGGAGAAAGGCAGATTTATCACCTATTTTAATAGGTGCCCACTATGATGCTGTACCTGGAACTCCAGGGGCGGATGATAACGCCACAGGTGTAGCTGTGTTACTGGAGTTAACCAGAAAATTTGCTGCTGCGCCAGCCAGATATCCTTTACGGCTGGTTGCTTTTGATATGGAAGAATACGGTTTGTTGGGTAGTGCTGAATATGCAGCTAATTTACGTACTCAACAGCAACCACTACGCTTAATGATCTCCTTAGAAATGTTGGGATATCGTGATGCTAGGCCCGGTTCTCAAAATTATCCGCCTCCTCTAGAACGTTTTTACCCAAATCAGGGCGATTTTATTGCTTTAACTGGGAATTTGCGGACAGTTCGGGACTTAATTGGCATTAGTCGGAGTATTCGCAAAGTGGGTATAGCAAGTCAGTGGTTACCAGTACCCAATAGAGGCTTAATAGTTCCCCAAACCAGACTCAGCGATCATGCATCTTTTTGGGATGCTGGTTATCCAGCAATTATGGTGACAGATACAGCATTTTTACGAAATCCACATTATCACAAACCCAGCGACGCGATCGCTACTTTGGATTTAGATTTTCTCACAGGTGTATGTGAAGGCTTAGAAGCTGGTATTCGGCGGTTATAA
- the dnaK gene encoding molecular chaperone DnaK, with product MGKVVGIDLGTTNSVVAVMEGGKPVVIANAEGMRTTPSVVGFSKEGERVVGQMARRQTVLNPQNTFFSVKRFIGRRYGELSPESKRVPYTIRKDEVGNIKIACPRLSKDFSPEEISAMVLKKLADDASTYLGAAVTGAVITVPAYFNDSQRQATRDAGRIAGLEVLRIINEPTAASLAYGLDRGDVETILVFDLGGGTFDVSILEVGDGIFEVKATSGDTQLGGNDFDKKIVDWLAEQFLEAEGIDLRRDRQALQRLMEASEKAKIELSAVSVTDINLPFIAADQEGPKHLETRITRSQFEGLCGDLIGRLRTPVKRALKDAGLTPTDIEEVVLVGGSTRMPIVKQIVKDLIGIEPSENVNPDEVVAMGAAIQAGILAGELKDVLLLDVTPLSVGLETIGGVMKKLIPRNTTIPVRRSDIFSTSENNQNTVEIHVVQGEREMAANNKSLGRFKLYGIPPAPRGIPQIQVSFDIDANGILQVTALDRTTGREQSITIQGASTLSEAEVNRMIQDAQKYADVDRERKERIEKRTRADGLIVQAERQLREVALEFGMQFSRNRRQRIDSICRELKESLEQNDDRGIDQAYADLQDALYELNREVREFYAEDEDEDLLGTIRDIFTGGDKERERDLSRDTYRERNSYGRDYGNDYGRDYSRDNTRDNNRPPSYDNRSSDSRSSRRPPRPSYRDNWDDDDDWL from the coding sequence ATGGGCAAGGTAGTCGGCATCGACTTGGGTACAACCAACTCAGTAGTCGCCGTAATGGAGGGTGGCAAGCCGGTGGTGATTGCCAATGCAGAAGGAATGCGAACAACCCCATCCGTAGTTGGTTTCAGTAAGGAAGGCGAAAGAGTGGTAGGGCAAATGGCACGGCGACAAACCGTCCTCAACCCCCAAAATACCTTTTTCTCAGTTAAGCGCTTCATTGGGCGCAGGTATGGGGAACTCAGCCCAGAATCAAAGCGCGTCCCATACACCATCCGCAAAGACGAAGTTGGTAATATTAAAATCGCCTGTCCCCGTCTGAGTAAGGACTTCTCCCCAGAAGAGATTTCTGCTATGGTGCTGAAGAAATTAGCAGATGATGCTAGTACCTACTTAGGCGCAGCAGTGACGGGGGCAGTAATTACAGTTCCGGCTTATTTTAATGATTCTCAGCGCCAGGCAACCCGTGATGCTGGTAGAATTGCTGGTTTAGAAGTATTAAGAATTATCAATGAACCGACAGCTGCATCCTTAGCTTATGGATTAGACCGGGGTGATGTTGAAACCATCTTAGTATTCGATTTGGGTGGTGGAACTTTTGACGTATCGATTCTGGAAGTAGGCGATGGCATATTTGAGGTGAAAGCCACCAGTGGAGATACGCAACTAGGCGGTAATGATTTTGATAAAAAAATCGTTGATTGGTTGGCAGAGCAATTTTTAGAAGCGGAAGGGATAGACTTAAGACGCGATCGCCAAGCTTTGCAACGTTTAATGGAAGCATCAGAAAAAGCTAAAATTGAACTGTCTGCTGTCAGCGTCACCGATATTAACTTACCATTTATTGCAGCTGACCAAGAAGGCCCCAAACATCTAGAAACTCGTATCACTCGTTCTCAATTTGAAGGTTTGTGCGGTGACTTAATTGGGCGATTACGTACACCAGTCAAACGCGCCCTCAAAGATGCCGGATTGACACCAACAGACATTGAAGAGGTGGTACTAGTTGGTGGTTCCACACGTATGCCCATAGTCAAACAGATAGTAAAAGACTTGATTGGCATCGAACCCAGCGAAAACGTCAACCCTGACGAAGTAGTCGCAATGGGTGCAGCAATTCAAGCAGGGATTCTCGCAGGCGAACTTAAAGATGTCCTGTTGTTGGATGTTACACCCTTATCTGTAGGATTAGAAACCATTGGCGGCGTGATGAAAAAACTCATTCCCCGCAACACTACCATTCCAGTCCGCCGTTCTGATATTTTTTCCACCTCCGAAAACAACCAAAATACCGTGGAAATTCACGTCGTCCAAGGCGAACGAGAAATGGCAGCAAATAACAAATCCTTGGGACGGTTCAAGCTGTATGGCATTCCACCTGCACCAAGAGGAATCCCCCAAATTCAAGTATCATTTGATATCGATGCCAATGGAATTTTGCAGGTGACAGCCCTAGATAGAACCACTGGACGCGAACAGAGTATCACAATTCAAGGTGCTTCTACCTTGAGCGAAGCAGAAGTGAATCGGATGATTCAGGACGCGCAGAAGTACGCCGATGTTGATCGGGAACGCAAAGAACGCATCGAAAAGCGCACTCGTGCTGACGGGTTGATTGTCCAAGCAGAACGACAACTTCGAGAAGTAGCCTTAGAATTTGGTATGCAGTTTTCCCGTAATCGCCGTCAGCGAATTGATAGTATTTGCCGGGAACTGAAAGAGAGTTTAGAACAAAACGACGATCGCGGTATTGACCAAGCTTACGCTGACTTGCAAGATGCCTTATATGAACTCAACCGCGAAGTCCGGGAGTTTTACGCCGAGGACGAAGACGAAGACTTACTGGGTACGATTCGCGACATCTTCACAGGCGGCGATAAAGAACGAGAACGCGATTTGTCCAGAGATACATACCGAGAACGCAATTCCTATGGTAGGGACTACGGCAACGACTACGGCAGAGACTACAGTAGAGACAACACCAGAGACAACAACCGTCCCCCTTCCTATGACAATCGTTCATCTGATAGCCGTTCTTCTCGCCGCCCACCTCGTCCCAGCTACCGCGATAACTGGGATGATGATGATGATTGGCTGTAG
- a CDS encoding J domain-containing protein has translation MPQRSQPTYYSLLGLHPSASVIDIRRAYRELSKRYHPDTTDLPAAIATSKFQQINEAYATLSNPERRLNYDLKIGYSRFTVVQPPPHLNRPVSYSYDYSKSAYLDASDRPLSSGEIFALFTLLITFLGCLILAVAIGLTRGEAAFQTQLQPTPPVQKQVTHVSQLITPAEIQN, from the coding sequence ATGCCACAACGCAGTCAACCCACTTATTACTCCCTGCTAGGGCTGCATCCCTCGGCATCGGTAATCGACATTCGTCGGGCTTATCGGGAATTAAGCAAACGTTATCATCCTGATACTACAGACTTGCCTGCTGCTATCGCTACTAGTAAATTTCAGCAAATAAACGAAGCCTACGCTACCCTTAGCAATCCAGAACGGCGGCTTAACTATGACTTAAAGATTGGCTATTCCCGCTTTACAGTAGTTCAACCACCCCCCCACTTGAACCGTCCTGTATCATATTCCTACGACTACTCCAAATCAGCTTACCTAGATGCAAGCGATCGCCCCCTCTCATCTGGTGAAATTTTTGCTTTATTTACTCTGCTGATTACCTTTTTGGGTTGTCTAATCCTAGCAGTTGCCATTGGGTTAACTCGTGGTGAAGCTGCTTTCCAAACCCAACTGCAACCAACCCCACCAGTACAAAAGCAAGTGACTCATGTGTCACAACTAATTACACCTGCGGAAATTCAAAATTAA
- a CDS encoding IS4 family transposase, with the protein MTLRVQILKDKFKQSLGLPFRELLPESIISQAISELGIKYKKRLFDPIVTLWAFLSQVLDTDKTCHNAVSKIIAHLAEENVELPSTDTSAYCQARARLPEELLEKLFNYSAQKLEDKVTQEHLWCGRNVKVIDGSTVSMPDTVENQKKYPQPSTQKEGCGFPIAKIGVIFSLFTGAAVALCIDVLNTHDIKLARKLYRFLKPNDVLLGDRAFCAYADMVAIKKIDCDAVFRKHQARTTTMQKGKIIGDCDKLVTWDKPKKCPNGLSKDEFDALPPSITLREIHYYIDIPGFRTSRISLITTLLDQEIYPRLKIVRLYYQRWQIELDLKHVKTTLGMDILRCKTPSMVRKEIYAYLLAYNLLRSLMWSAGTTYNTPPNRISLQGTRHHFINFLPKLEAANSKKRLRLYRTLLKIIVHKVIPDRPARNEPRATKRRPKAYPRLTQPRQQLRKQLQTA; encoded by the coding sequence GTGACACTAAGAGTACAAATCCTCAAGGACAAATTTAAGCAAAGTTTAGGCTTACCTTTTAGAGAACTGTTGCCAGAATCGATAATAAGTCAAGCAATATCTGAGCTAGGAATCAAATACAAAAAGCGGTTGTTTGACCCAATCGTAACTTTATGGGCATTTTTATCACAGGTTTTGGATACTGATAAAACTTGCCATAATGCTGTGAGTAAGATAATTGCACATTTGGCAGAAGAAAATGTAGAACTTCCTTCAACAGATACGAGCGCATACTGCCAAGCTAGGGCAAGATTGCCAGAAGAATTGTTAGAAAAACTTTTCAATTATTCAGCACAAAAACTAGAAGATAAAGTAACCCAAGAACATTTATGGTGTGGTCGAAATGTAAAAGTGATAGATGGCTCGACGGTATCCATGCCTGACACTGTGGAGAATCAAAAAAAATACCCTCAGCCTAGTACCCAAAAAGAAGGTTGTGGCTTTCCAATTGCGAAAATCGGTGTAATATTCAGTTTGTTTACAGGAGCCGCAGTCGCTTTGTGCATAGACGTTTTGAACACCCATGATATTAAGTTAGCAAGGAAATTGTACCGTTTTCTTAAACCAAATGATGTACTTTTAGGTGATAGAGCATTTTGTGCCTATGCCGACATGGTTGCTATTAAAAAAATTGATTGTGATGCTGTATTTCGTAAACACCAAGCACGCACAACAACCATGCAAAAAGGTAAAATTATTGGTGATTGCGATAAATTGGTTACTTGGGATAAACCTAAAAAATGCCCAAATGGATTAAGTAAAGATGAATTTGATGCTCTACCTCCTTCTATAACTTTACGCGAAATTCACTACTATATTGATATTCCTGGTTTTCGTACTAGTAGAATTAGCTTAATTACGACTTTATTAGATCAAGAAATCTACCCTCGCTTAAAAATAGTTCGGCTTTACTATCAACGTTGGCAGATTGAACTCGATCTAAAACATGTGAAAACTACTTTGGGTATGGATATTTTACGATGTAAAACTCCTTCAATGGTACGCAAAGAAATTTATGCTTATTTACTTGCTTACAATTTACTGAGGAGTTTAATGTGGTCAGCTGGGACTACTTACAATACTCCTCCAAATCGTATATCGCTGCAAGGTACTCGTCATCATTTTATTAACTTTCTTCCTAAATTAGAAGCAGCTAACTCTAAAAAACGGCTTAGACTTTACCGCACTTTGCTTAAAATTATTGTTCACAAGGTTATTCCCGATCGCCCCGCCAGAAATGAACCACGAGCTACCAAACGTCGCCCTAAAGCTTACCCCAGATTGACCCAGCCACGCCAACAATTACGTAAACAATTGCAGACCGCTTAA
- a CDS encoding DUF433 domain-containing protein: MTISITIESTPLEVNPDGVVRVGATRVTLDTVVAAFNQGATAEEIVFQYPSLQLADVYAVISYYLRHQQEVEEYLQERQQRAMEIRKINETRFDPQGVRDRLMARRTQ, from the coding sequence ATGACTATTTCCATTACAATCGAATCTACCCCCCTAGAAGTAAACCCTGACGGTGTAGTACGGGTGGGTGCAACGCGAGTGACACTAGATACGGTTGTAGCTGCTTTCAATCAAGGGGCGACCGCTGAGGAAATCGTGTTTCAGTACCCATCTTTGCAGCTAGCTGATGTTTATGCTGTTATCAGCTATTATCTACGGCATCAGCAGGAAGTAGAAGAATACTTGCAGGAACGGCAACAACGCGCTATGGAAATTCGTAAAATAAATGAGACTAGATTTGATCCTCAAGGTGTACGCGATCGCCTGATGGCACGCCGCACTCAATAA
- a CDS encoding class I fructose-bisphosphate aldolase yields MATTLLEASSIESVLGKEAEDLLTYKAKVSQDLLHLPGPDFIDRVWTNSDRNPQVLRNLQLLYSTGRLANTGYLSILPVDQGIEHSAGASFAPNPIYFDPENIIKLAIAAGCNAVATTLGVLGIVSRKYAHKIPFIVKLNHNELLTFPNQFDQILFADPEQAWNLGAAAVGATIYFGSEQSTRQIQEVSQAFKRAHELGLATILWCYLRNSAFKQDKDYHLAADLTGQANHLGVTIEADIIKQKLPETNNGYGAVAKATGKSYGKTDERVYTDLTTDHPIDLTRYQVLNCYAGRAGLINSGGASGKNDFAEAVRTAVINKRAGGTGLISGRKTFQRPFEEGVKLFHAIQDVYLSPDVTIA; encoded by the coding sequence ATGGCTACAACACTTTTAGAGGCTAGTTCTATCGAGTCAGTACTCGGTAAAGAAGCAGAAGACCTGCTGACCTACAAAGCTAAAGTTTCCCAAGATTTACTACATTTGCCGGGGCCAGACTTTATAGATCGAGTTTGGACAAATAGCGATCGCAATCCCCAAGTATTGCGTAACCTCCAGCTACTTTATTCTACAGGTCGTCTGGCAAATACTGGCTATTTATCTATTCTCCCAGTAGACCAAGGCATTGAACACTCAGCAGGTGCATCTTTCGCACCCAACCCGATTTACTTTGACCCAGAAAACATTATCAAACTGGCAATAGCAGCAGGTTGTAACGCTGTAGCTACCACTTTGGGAGTATTAGGCATCGTTTCGCGTAAATATGCTCACAAAATCCCCTTTATTGTTAAACTCAACCATAACGAACTACTGACTTTCCCCAATCAATTCGACCAAATATTATTTGCTGACCCAGAACAAGCTTGGAATTTGGGTGCAGCCGCAGTAGGCGCCACAATTTACTTTGGTTCAGAACAGTCTACCAGACAAATTCAAGAAGTCAGCCAAGCTTTTAAACGCGCCCATGAACTCGGTTTAGCCACCATTCTCTGGTGCTATCTGCGTAATAGTGCTTTCAAACAAGATAAAGATTATCACCTAGCTGCCGACCTCACCGGACAGGCGAATCATTTAGGCGTGACCATTGAAGCCGACATTATTAAACAAAAGTTACCTGAAACTAACAACGGTTACGGGGCTGTTGCCAAAGCTACTGGTAAAAGTTACGGCAAAACTGATGAGCGAGTTTATACCGACTTGACAACCGACCATCCAATTGATTTGACTCGTTACCAGGTGTTGAATTGCTACGCTGGACGTGCAGGACTGATTAATTCTGGTGGTGCATCCGGTAAAAATGACTTTGCCGAAGCAGTTCGCACTGCTGTGATTAACAAACGTGCTGGTGGTACAGGATTAATTTCCGGGCGGAAGACATTCCAGCGCCCGTTTGAGGAAGGGGTGAAACTGTTTCACGCCATTCAGGATGTTTACTTGTCACCAGATGTAACCATAGCTTAG
- a CDS encoding J domain-containing protein produces MQNLQNFRDYYEILGVPKEATSEEIKKVYRRLARQYHPDLNPGNKAAEEKFKDIGEAYEVLSDTAKRAQYDQFSRYWKQKGFVGKQTPKGKQWGDNRANGRNGTEEVDPSEFADFESFINQVIGVGVGGRKDSKNGSSSSTSGDPFRSPKSRVEYTVPPKTTPRPTRRDIEARLTLPLEKAYQGGNERIRLEDGRSLEVNMPPGMVTGQSIRLRNQGIGGGDLYLKITVEPHSLFKLEGSNIFCQVPVTPSEAVLGGQVEAPTLDGPVKMTIPPGVRSGQRLRLANKGYPTENGKRGDQLVEIQIVTPKNISSEEKELYEKLRQIETFKPRADLLG; encoded by the coding sequence ATGCAAAATTTGCAGAATTTTCGTGATTACTACGAAATTTTAGGAGTACCTAAAGAAGCCACCAGTGAAGAAATTAAAAAAGTTTATCGCCGCTTAGCAAGGCAATATCACCCTGACCTCAATCCTGGAAATAAAGCAGCAGAGGAAAAATTTAAGGATATTGGTGAGGCTTATGAAGTCCTTTCTGATACAGCCAAGCGGGCGCAATATGACCAGTTTAGCCGCTACTGGAAGCAAAAAGGTTTTGTTGGCAAACAAACGCCCAAGGGTAAACAATGGGGTGACAATCGCGCTAATGGTCGTAATGGCACTGAAGAGGTAGACCCAAGTGAATTTGCTGATTTTGAAAGCTTTATTAATCAAGTGATTGGCGTTGGTGTTGGCGGACGTAAAGATAGCAAAAATGGCAGCAGTAGCAGCACCAGTGGCGATCCGTTTCGTTCCCCTAAAAGCAGAGTTGAATACACAGTTCCGCCGAAAACCACACCACGTCCTACACGTCGAGATATCGAAGCTAGATTGACTTTACCACTAGAAAAAGCTTATCAAGGTGGTAATGAACGCATTCGTTTAGAAGATGGGCGATCGCTAGAAGTAAATATGCCTCCTGGTATGGTCACAGGTCAAAGCATCCGTCTGCGAAACCAAGGCATTGGTGGCGGGGATTTGTACTTAAAAATTACTGTGGAACCTCATTCTTTGTTTAAATTAGAAGGTTCTAATATATTCTGCCAAGTACCTGTTACTCCCAGTGAAGCTGTCTTGGGAGGACAAGTAGAAGCACCAACTCTAGATGGCCCGGTGAAAATGACAATTCCGCCAGGAGTTAGGTCTGGTCAAAGACTGCGCTTAGCAAATAAAGGCTACCCCACTGAAAACGGCAAACGTGGCGATCAATTAGTGGAGATTCAGATAGTTACACCCAAAAATATTAGTTCTGAAGAAAAGGAACTTTACGAAAAGTTGCGGCAAATTGAAACCTTCAAACCCCGCGCCGATTTATTGGGTTAA